A single window of Arvicola amphibius chromosome 15, mArvAmp1.2, whole genome shotgun sequence DNA harbors:
- the C15H1orf131 gene encoding uncharacterized protein C1orf131 homolog produces MPMAAAAAERESDSTEPPGSETLLDAVLRTLYDLGETEGETEPKRIKKKREKKRDVETIAEVTAEPLPLPGPLVKGQRKSASSFFKELREELHSASAAPSAPPSGAEVPATNAVSLSAPKNSSRLVEVVEFQSRSKRKPKPDQDEHAKDKTWTLEKDVGIQEFNLEKARLEVHRFGITGYGKGKERVLERERAIVLGAKAPKRSYVNYKVLQQQIKEKRKAQEEEERLARDTDIFKKKKRKVQEDRRSKKSAPSILSNGKVGQVGKFRNGTLILSHADIKKINSSRVAK; encoded by the exons ATGCCCATGGCGGCCGCGGCGGCGGAACGAGAATCGGACTCCACAGAGCCTCCTGGCTCTGAGACACTCCTGGATGCGGTCCTGCGGACCCTCTACGACCTGG GAGAGACTGAAGGTGAAACAGAGCCTAAAAGGatcaagaagaagagagaaaagaagagagacgTGGAGACCATAGCAGAGGTTACAGCAGAGCCACTCCCACTGCCTGGACCTCTCGTAAAGGGCCAGAGGAAGAGTGCTTCCAGCTTTTTCAAGGAACTCAGAGAAGAGCTACACTCTGCTTCTGCTGCCCCCTCAGCTCCCCCTTCAGGAGCAGAAGTCCCTGCTACTAATgcagtgtctctctctgctccaaAGAACAGCAGCAGGCTCGTGGAAGTGGTAGAGTTTCAAagcagaagtaaaagaaaaccaaaaccagatcAAGATGAGCACGCAAAG GATAAAACATGGACCCTTGAAAAAGATGTGGGTATTCAAGAATTTAACctagaaaag GCTCGTTTGGAAGTACACCGGTTTGGGATCACGGGCTATggcaaaggaaaagagagagtccTGGAACGGGAGCGAGCTATCGTGCTGGGGGCTAAG GCTCCCAAAAGAAGTTACGTGAATTACAAGGTTTTACAGCAGCaaatcaaagagaaaaggaaagctcaggaagaagaggagagattg GCCCGGGACACAGacattttcaagaaaaagaagaggaaagtacAGGAGGACAG GAGATCCAAGAAGTCGGCTCCCAGCATTTTGTCAAATGGAAAAGTTGGACAAGTTGGAAAATTCAGAAATGGGACATTGATTCTAAGCCATGCtgatatcaagaaaataaattcttccagGGTAGCAAAATGA